The following coding sequences lie in one Capnocytophaga stomatis genomic window:
- the lipA gene encoding lipoyl synthase has translation MSIDSATMEKNVFPPKGKPKWIRVKLPTGKKYTELRNVVDKYNLHTICTSGSCPNMGECWGEGTATFMILGNICTRSCGFCGVKTGRPESLDWEEPEKVARSIKLMNIKHAVITSVDRDDLKDMGSIMWAETVKAIRRMNPETTLETLIPDFQGIERHLDRMLEVSPEVISHNMETVRRLTREVRIQAKYDRSLGVLKYLKDNGAKRTKSGIMLGLGETEEEVIETLHDLKSVNLDVLTIGQYLQPSKRHLPVKQFITPDQFAKYKEIGESLGFRHVESGALVRSSYRAHKHVL, from the coding sequence ATGAGTATAGATAGTGCTACAATGGAGAAGAATGTTTTTCCTCCGAAAGGCAAACCGAAATGGATTCGAGTAAAATTACCCACAGGGAAAAAATATACGGAACTTAGAAATGTAGTTGATAAATATAACCTTCATACAATCTGTACATCAGGAAGTTGCCCAAATATGGGTGAATGTTGGGGAGAAGGAACGGCTACGTTTATGATTTTAGGAAATATTTGTACACGCTCTTGCGGATTTTGCGGAGTTAAAACGGGTCGTCCTGAGAGTTTGGATTGGGAAGAACCTGAAAAGGTGGCTCGTTCCATCAAGTTGATGAATATCAAACACGCCGTTATAACCTCGGTTGACCGTGATGACTTGAAGGATATGGGAAGCATAATGTGGGCTGAAACAGTGAAAGCCATCCGCCGAATGAATCCTGAAACCACATTAGAAACGCTTATTCCTGATTTTCAAGGGATAGAGAGGCATTTAGACCGTATGTTGGAAGTTTCTCCGGAAGTGATTTCACATAATATGGAAACTGTTCGGCGTTTGACAAGAGAGGTTCGTATTCAAGCAAAGTATGACCGCAGTTTGGGAGTTTTGAAATATTTGAAAGACAATGGAGCAAAACGCACAAAATCAGGGATTATGCTCGGTCTGGGGGAAACAGAAGAGGAAGTTATCGAAACACTTCACGACCTGAAATCGGTGAATTTGGATGTTCTTACCATTGGGCAATATTTACAGCCATCAAAAAGGCATTTGCCTGTTAAACAATTTATTACACCTGACCAGTTCGCTAAGTATAAAGAAATAGGGGAGTCGTTAGGCTTCCGACACGTTGAAAGTGGAGCTTTGGTTCGTTCATCTTACCGAGCCCACAAGCACGTTTTGTAA
- a CDS encoding glycoside hydrolase family 95 protein, which translates to MEKPTLLIFLLLCCFTTSMKAQKQDVSVVFDKPANYFTESLPIGNGRLGAMIFGKTDVEKIVLNEISLWSGGHQDGDDHQAHSYLKEIQDLLLEGKNLEAQQILQKYFVAKGKGTCFGRGANCHYGCYQILGELKIDWKSDASVTNYRRVLDVEKAVARTSFERDGNQIQQEAFADFANDLVWIKFSGTKPLNLDISLFRKENATVSYESGKIIMKGTLPNEEEKGMQFGTIVEVHTDGTLQTQTSHIGVISAKEVVLKISASTNYNNESGQLNNEDVLAKANKYLEKTAKNFSQSLVESQNEYQKIFNRNRWTMPNNAEVEGLTTLQRLERFYKGEKDALLPVLYYNFGRYLLISSSRKGLLPANLQGLWAEEYQTPWNGDYHLNINVQMNYWLAESTNLSDLTEPLHRFTKNLVPNGKKTAKAYYNANGWVAHVVSNPWFFTSPGEGAGWGSTLTGGAWLCEHIWEHYKFTQDINFLKEYYPVLKGAAQFFEDILIKDTKTGYWVTAPSNSPENAYILPELKDGKKQTGFTCMGPTMDMQIIRELFSSVLKSSEALNVDADKRKKWKNIIENTAPNTIGKNGDLNEWLDDWDDAEPTHRHVSHLYGLYPYDEITPWDTPELAKAAQKTLEMRGDGGTGWSRAWKINFWARLQDGNHALTLIRQLLKPVSPEVKGGQLGGTYPNLFCAHPPFQIDGNFGGVAGISEMLLQSHGKNNTIRFLPALPTHPDWKEGEMKGMKARNGFEVSFLWKNHSLEQAEIISLNGQKCKVFLPAGKSVYYKGKCIAKKQKKDREAEFKTVKGAKYIVK; encoded by the coding sequence ATGGAAAAACCAACCTTACTTATTTTTTTGTTGTTGTGTTGCTTTACAACAAGTATGAAAGCTCAAAAACAAGACGTTTCTGTCGTGTTTGATAAGCCTGCAAATTATTTTACTGAAAGTCTTCCTATCGGGAATGGACGTTTGGGAGCAATGATTTTCGGCAAAACTGATGTTGAAAAAATTGTACTTAACGAAATTTCTCTTTGGTCAGGAGGGCATCAAGATGGGGATGACCATCAGGCACATTCTTACCTAAAAGAAATTCAAGATTTGCTTCTGGAAGGCAAAAATTTGGAAGCTCAGCAAATACTACAAAAGTATTTTGTGGCTAAAGGAAAAGGAACTTGCTTCGGCAGAGGAGCGAATTGCCACTATGGTTGTTACCAAATTTTAGGAGAGCTGAAAATTGATTGGAAATCAGATGCTTCTGTAACAAATTACAGACGAGTTCTTGATGTGGAAAAAGCAGTTGCCAGAACTTCTTTTGAACGTGACGGAAATCAAATTCAGCAGGAGGCTTTTGCTGATTTTGCAAATGATTTGGTTTGGATTAAATTTTCAGGAACAAAGCCACTGAATTTGGATATATCACTTTTCAGGAAAGAAAACGCTACCGTGTCTTACGAAAGCGGTAAAATAATTATGAAGGGAACGCTTCCTAATGAAGAGGAAAAAGGAATGCAGTTTGGAACTATTGTTGAGGTACACACTGACGGAACTTTGCAAACTCAAACTTCACACATAGGAGTTATTTCTGCAAAAGAAGTAGTTTTAAAGATAAGTGCTTCAACTAATTACAATAACGAAAGCGGACAACTCAACAATGAAGACGTTTTGGCTAAAGCAAATAAATATCTTGAAAAAACAGCGAAAAATTTTAGTCAGTCTTTGGTAGAAAGTCAAAATGAATATCAAAAGATATTCAACCGCAATCGTTGGACAATGCCTAATAATGCAGAAGTGGAAGGTTTGACTACTTTACAACGATTAGAAAGATTTTACAAAGGGGAAAAAGATGCTTTATTGCCTGTTTTGTACTATAATTTTGGTAGATATTTGTTGATATCCTCATCACGAAAAGGGTTATTGCCTGCTAATTTGCAAGGTTTGTGGGCAGAAGAATACCAAACTCCTTGGAATGGAGATTATCATTTGAATATCAATGTACAAATGAATTATTGGTTAGCAGAATCCACAAATTTATCTGACTTAACTGAGCCTTTGCACCGTTTTACAAAAAATTTAGTTCCTAACGGAAAAAAGACAGCGAAAGCATACTATAATGCCAATGGTTGGGTAGCTCACGTGGTTAGTAATCCTTGGTTTTTCACTTCCCCGGGAGAAGGTGCGGGTTGGGGTTCCACGCTTACGGGAGGAGCTTGGCTTTGCGAACATATTTGGGAACATTATAAATTTACGCAAGATATCAATTTCTTGAAAGAATATTATCCTGTTTTGAAAGGAGCTGCACAGTTTTTTGAGGATATTTTAATCAAAGATACTAAAACAGGTTACTGGGTAACAGCACCTTCAAACTCTCCTGAAAATGCCTATATTTTGCCTGAACTTAAAGATGGCAAAAAACAAACTGGCTTTACTTGTATGGGACCAACAATGGATATGCAAATCATTAGAGAGTTATTTTCCAGTGTGTTGAAGTCTTCAGAAGCTTTAAATGTTGATGCAGATAAACGCAAAAAATGGAAGAATATCATAGAAAACACGGCACCAAACACCATCGGTAAAAATGGAGATTTGAACGAGTGGCTCGATGATTGGGATGATGCAGAGCCTACACATCGTCACGTTTCGCATTTGTACGGATTGTATCCTTATGATGAAATTACTCCTTGGGACACGCCCGAACTTGCCAAAGCCGCACAAAAGACCTTGGAAATGAGAGGCGATGGAGGAACAGGCTGGTCAAGAGCTTGGAAAATCAATTTCTGGGCAAGATTGCAAGACGGAAATCACGCTCTTACATTGATAAGACAATTACTGAAGCCGGTTAGCCCTGAAGTTAAAGGCGGTCAGCTTGGCGGAACATATCCAAATTTGTTCTGTGCACATCCGCCGTTCCAAATTGATGGAAATTTCGGAGGAGTTGCCGGAATTTCAGAAATGTTATTGCAAAGTCACGGAAAAAATAACACAATTCGCTTCTTACCGGCATTGCCTACGCATCCTGATTGGAAAGAAGGGGAAATGAAAGGAATGAAAGCACGTAACGGATTTGAAGTGAGTTTCTTATGGAAAAATCATTCTTTGGAACAAGCTGAAATCATTTCTCTAAACGGACAAAAATGTAAAGTATTTCTTCCTGCTGGAAAAAGCGTTTACTACAAAGGCAAATGTATTGCTAAAAAACAAAAAAAGGACAGAGAAGCTGAATTTAAGACAGTTAAAGGAGCTAAATACATAGTTAAGTAA
- a CDS encoding OmpA family protein, whose protein sequence is MKKHIFALASLVFVGAQAQENYNKWSIDFNGGINKPIAPFSAQHSASTPSLWGANAGVRYMFNNKFGLRLGGGYDSFKEGDNSNKFESNFWNVNLQGVANVGRVLSFEEWTSDLGLLAHAGVGYGQLNSDALSSADQVAFIVAGLTPQLRISNRVTLLADASIFFNARQQRTFDTFSQSDRRGIQGVNVAATIGLQIALGKHGKHADWHHEGSKFEKIEERLASLEGDVSGLQQEVANKQNKMNDANGNGVPDEVENYVNDNYATKESVKSLTEDGDMAADLIRKGYISTYFDFNSSKPQMSSTWAVDFVSKFLKSNSNANINIVGFADELGGTDYNQSLSNKRAEAVKKLLIDAGVEASRISTEGRGEDTSVNKTSPRARQIARRATFELK, encoded by the coding sequence ATGAAAAAACACATTTTTGCTTTGGCTTCACTGGTTTTTGTTGGGGCACAAGCTCAAGAGAATTACAATAAGTGGTCAATTGACTTCAACGGAGGAATAAACAAGCCTATAGCTCCTTTTTCAGCACAGCATTCGGCTTCTACACCAAGTTTGTGGGGAGCAAACGCGGGAGTTCGTTATATGTTCAATAACAAATTCGGGCTTCGTTTGGGAGGAGGATATGATTCTTTCAAAGAAGGAGATAATAGCAATAAATTTGAGTCGAATTTCTGGAATGTTAATTTGCAAGGAGTTGCGAACGTGGGGCGTGTTCTGTCTTTTGAAGAATGGACAAGCGATTTGGGATTGCTTGCTCACGCAGGGGTTGGATACGGACAGCTTAACAGCGACGCACTTTCAAGTGCGGACCAAGTTGCTTTCATCGTAGCAGGTTTGACACCTCAGTTACGAATCTCTAACAGAGTAACTTTATTGGCAGATGCATCTATCTTCTTCAATGCAAGACAACAAAGAACATTCGATACTTTCTCACAATCAGACAGAAGAGGTATTCAAGGAGTTAATGTTGCAGCAACTATCGGGTTGCAAATCGCTTTAGGAAAACACGGAAAACACGCTGATTGGCATCACGAAGGAAGCAAATTCGAGAAAATTGAAGAACGTTTAGCTTCATTGGAAGGAGATGTTTCAGGATTGCAGCAAGAAGTTGCTAATAAGCAAAATAAAATGAACGATGCAAACGGAAATGGTGTTCCTGATGAGGTTGAAAACTATGTAAACGATAATTATGCAACTAAAGAAAGCGTAAAATCTTTGACTGAAGACGGAGATATGGCTGCGGACTTAATCAGAAAAGGTTATATAAGTACGTATTTTGACTTTAATTCATCAAAACCACAAATGTCTTCTACTTGGGCAGTTGATTTTGTTTCTAAGTTCTTGAAATCTAACTCTAATGCAAATATCAACATTGTAGGATTTGCAGATGAGCTTGGTGGAACTGATTACAACCAATCACTTTCTAACAAGAGAGCGGAAGCAGTTAAGAAATTGTTAATTGATGCAGGTGTTGAAGCTTCAAGAATTTCTACTGAAGGAAGAGGAGAGGACACATCTGTTAATAAAACTTCTCCAAGAGCACGTCAGATTGCACGTAGAGCAACTTTCGAGTTGAAATAA
- the hpf gene encoding ribosome hibernation-promoting factor, HPF/YfiA family, with product MKVYVHPVDFTVDQKLVDFIQKKMDKLDHFYDRIIEADVHLKLENTSSKENKIVEIKVHVPGESLVVKKQFKTFEEGVDSSITPLERMLLKYKEKR from the coding sequence ATGAAAGTTTATGTACACCCAGTAGATTTTACGGTAGATCAAAAATTGGTTGATTTTATTCAGAAAAAAATGGATAAGTTGGATCATTTTTATGATAGAATAATAGAGGCAGATGTTCATTTAAAATTAGAAAACACAAGTTCAAAAGAAAATAAAATTGTAGAAATAAAAGTACACGTACCAGGAGAAAGTTTGGTAGTGAAAAAGCAATTCAAAACATTTGAAGAGGGAGTTGATAGTTCAATAACTCCTTTGGAAAGAATGTTATTAAAATATAAAGAAAAACGTTAA